One Natronolimnobius sp. AArcel1 DNA window includes the following coding sequences:
- a CDS encoding DUF4157 domain-containing protein — MGSKKSRKRKTQSSDQTNERTSSQQSTRSSAAMGAQSVHGTALADESNLHGPNPDEVYGGDPLSSGVFGHPGIAPSPSELNIQRALEGTGTSQDEVPDTVLDVLGDGGKSLDQPIQRALEERMDADFSNVRIHTGAKAAEAADAIDAKAFTCGNDIVFNSGEYDPESGEGQFLLAHELAHVKQQTGAAISMMPQEGADVEIDPDPQLEREADETAKQALSGDEPVVVNRMGTDVHIQRMPEAESLEQAHMEAEERFGDRVSADPEVLAKEVEQIKANQGELFDAIKGDTAWRGRLGKAAGKGAIGAAGGLVGAAVGTMIAPGVGTAGGAVAGQQVLTELASGIASDVSKAAYDPAFEAGSKAIAEKSADFGTYIENLIDEKFRKRFGGTEHGGDGIIDEFEGW; from the coding sequence ATGGGATCGAAAAAGTCCCGCAAACGAAAGACGCAATCGTCCGACCAAACGAACGAGCGTACGTCATCCCAGCAATCAACACGCTCGAGCGCGGCGATGGGGGCACAGTCAGTCCACGGTACTGCGCTGGCCGACGAGTCGAACCTGCACGGGCCGAACCCGGACGAGGTATACGGTGGCGATCCGCTTTCCTCCGGCGTATTCGGCCATCCCGGTATCGCACCCTCACCCAGCGAGCTCAATATCCAGCGCGCCCTCGAGGGGACTGGCACGAGTCAGGACGAGGTTCCCGACACGGTGCTTGACGTACTCGGCGATGGTGGCAAATCGTTAGATCAGCCGATTCAACGCGCGCTCGAGGAGCGCATGGATGCGGACTTCTCGAACGTACGCATCCACACGGGCGCGAAAGCCGCCGAAGCCGCCGACGCAATCGACGCGAAGGCGTTCACCTGTGGAAACGACATCGTGTTCAATTCCGGCGAGTACGACCCGGAATCTGGCGAGGGGCAGTTTTTGTTGGCTCACGAACTCGCACACGTCAAACAACAGACTGGGGCAGCGATCAGCATGATGCCTCAGGAAGGCGCGGATGTGGAAATTGATCCGGATCCACAACTCGAGCGGGAAGCTGATGAGACGGCAAAGCAAGCGCTGTCTGGTGACGAGCCAGTGGTCGTCAACCGAATGGGTACTGACGTTCACATTCAGCGGATGCCCGAGGCCGAGTCGCTCGAGCAGGCCCACATGGAGGCTGAAGAGCGATTCGGTGATCGTGTCTCTGCAGACCCGGAAGTGCTTGCCAAAGAGGTCGAACAGATCAAGGCGAATCAGGGCGAGTTGTTCGACGCTATCAAGGGTGATACCGCTTGGCGAGGCCGGCTTGGGAAGGCCGCTGGAAAAGGTGCCATTGGGGCAGCCGGCGGGTTAGTCGGCGCTGCCGTGGGAACGATGATTGCCCCTGGTGTAGGGACTGCTGGTGGTGCTGTTGCCGGCCAGCAAGTCCTCACCGAACTCGCGTCGGGAATCGCCAGTGATGTCTCAAAAGCTGCCTACGATCCGGCCTTCGAGGCCGGGTCGAAAGCGATCGCCGAGAAATCGGCCGATTTCGGTACCTACATCGAGAACCTCATCGATGAAAAGTTCCGTAAACGCTTCGGTGGAACTGAACACGGTGGCGACGGCATCATTGACGAGTTCGAAGGGTGGTAA